A genomic region of Lycorma delicatula isolate Av1 chromosome 4, ASM4794821v1, whole genome shotgun sequence contains the following coding sequences:
- the LOC142323367 gene encoding 5-hydroxytryptamine receptor 1B-like — translation MWELCDILLGVIFIAATASNSLVLLVFYRRPGLRTLSNRFVINLLGTNLLSCWMLLPLVVAVPEFDADASVFCKICRLVSTALCSASVFSVLLIGIDQYYAVTDPLHYHSRINNTRSVILISASWIVSLSIGVSGAFFGGTSIWSCTDDASGRFPGVLLSIFAVCFTTLVFLLPFVTLCWIYISIYSAAHRNSQRARRNGSTSGFGNFSLADSHEYMIVPTSVSDSTSSSTLDSKSLSRSPTKCSLRSTSSFIVNSLRYRISNASLFRYREETRAARISALVVVMALVCWLPFSLVLLLDSPMLNLSVSNDWGKPSLTLLISGSIISPLLFAHRNRRIQRDLRKILGIARRSPGSVLKTYDRRKLSESQRNAKNMAPPDLSRTALELVGSLTEATNEASCCSTSSSFLNRVLCNRSGERLVTTLGKTSTKSEIKVPQIAIEIDTSRSSFSSGASTSTQRSTSAASISDVTEEF, via the exons ATGTGGGAATTATGCGACATCCTGTTGGGTGTAATCTTCATCGCAGCTACCGCTTCTAATTCCTTGGTATTACTCGTCTTTTACAGAAGACCTGGACTTCGCACATTATCaaatag ATTCGTTATCAATTTGCTGGGGACTAATTTGCTGTCGTGTTGGATGTTATTACCACTCGTCGTAGCCGTTCCGGAATTCGACGCGGATGCATCAGTTTTCTGCAAAATATGCCGTCTCGTGTCGACCGCCTTGTGTTCTGCATCCGTATTCTCCGTATTGCTCATCGGGATCGACCAGTACTACGCCGTTACGGATCCTCTTCATTACCACTCCAGGATCAACAATACCCGTTCGGTTATTCTTATTTCGGCCTCGTGGATCGTCTCGTTGTCGATCGGCGTATCGGGCGCGTTTTTCGGCGGGACATCGATTTGGAGCTGCACCGATGACGCTTCGGGACGCTTTCCTGGTGTGTTGTTATCGATTTTCGCAGTGTGTTTTACTACTCTTGTGTTCCTACTACCGTTTGTTACTTTGTGTTggatatatatatctatctattctGCAGCGCACAGAAATAGTCAGCGCGCAAGAAGAAACGGCTCCACTTCGGGATTCGGAAATTTCAGTCTCGCCGACTCTCACGAGTACATGATAGTTCCTACATCGGTCAGCGACTCTACTTCGAGTTCTACTTTGGATTCAAAATCTCTTTCAAGATCTCCGACGAAATGCAGTTTACGAAGCACCTCCAGTTTTATCGTTAATTCTTTAAGGTACAGAATTTCCAACGCTAGTCTATTCAGGTACAGAGAAGAGACCAGAGCCGCGCGAATTTCGGCCCTGGTGGTCGTTATGGCGCTGGTGTGTTGGCTTCCTTTTTCTCTCGTCTTGTTGCTCGATTCGCCGATGCTGAACCTGTCTGTATCGAACGATTGGGGAAAACCGAGTCTGACTCTTCTGATTTCCGGTTCCATCATCTCGCCTCTTCTTTTCGCTCACAGGAACCGAAGAATTCAGCGCGATCTCAGAAAGATTTTAGGAATAGCCAGAAGATCTCCGGGTAGCGTTCTTAAAACGTACGACCGAAGAAAACTTTCAGAATCACAGCGCAACGCGAAAAATATGGCGCCTCCTGATCTCAGTCGCACGGCTTTAGAGCTCGTCGGAAGTCTGACCGAAGCCACGAACGAGGCTTCTTGTTGTTCTACGTCGAGTTCTTTTCTGAACAGAGTTTTGTGTAACAGAAGCGGGGAAAGACTCGTCACAACGCTCGGTAAAACGTCTACAAAGTCTGAAATAAAAGTTCCACAAATAGCTATAGAAATAGATACGAGTCGCAGCTCCTTTTCAAGCGGTGCCAGCACGTCTACACAGAGATCTACGTCGGCCGCATCTATTTCGGACGTAACTGAAGAATTCTAA